The Sorangiineae bacterium MSr11367 genome window below encodes:
- a CDS encoding polyketide synthase dehydratase domain-containing protein has translation MSPKPEPNRQEVLARALAEIKQLRARTEAAERDKRDRREPIAIVGMACRFPGGADSPEAFWRLLRDGVDATGPVPSDRWDADALYDADPEAPGKLYVRRGAFLGEVDRFDAGLFHITAREAAAIDPQHRMFWELCWEALERSGRAPRGLSGSATGIFVGITNREYPPGGIDPTHADPMMIGGNAFSFIAGRLAYMLGLCGPAVALDTACSSSLVAVHLACQSLRARETDLALAGGVNLILAPSGSLLLCKARALSPDGRCKAFDASADGYGRGEGGGVVVLARFSDAIARRDPILAVIRGSAVNQDGARSGLTVPNPASQATLIRAALAQAGVRPADVDYVEAHGTGTALGDPIEMHALGEVYAEGRSMDRLLSVGSVKTNLGHLESAAGMAGLIKMALALQHRQIPPHLHFVRPNPDIPWHQLPVHIDGVLRAWERDAGARLGAVSSFGGSGTNVHMVLEEAPAPAPRTDATAGVHLFTLSAKREEALKALALRYEARLAEDGTLALADLCFTANTGRTHAEHRLAVTARSTSELRLALEAAGQGRELPGAVSGVVRGDARPRIAFLFTGQGSPYPDMGRGLHRSQPVFRRAFDRCAELFGEAAAFDQPARFALGYALAEFWRSLGVQPAAVLGHGVGEIAAACVSGALSLEDAVEAVRDRPAETAVSSGDVLFADGLKALAETGIDAFIELGPMPLDHATRPEGMWLPSLCAGKDDDEIVLGSLARLYVAGADVTWEALDPEPRRRLVLPTYPFQRQRHWIEGARLRQGHPLLGTRTETPDAITFETDICASDLAVLRDFRVFGTTVVSGVVHVSLAILAAAEVQGGGAEVQLSDLTFFEPFILEGGASVRMRLVLTKEGGGAHVSGFELLTAAGGSFRRHSAGRLRLSNAPVASSGESSSLDEIRARCTAELSADEFYRTRWASTEQWFGPSFKGLQRVWWREGELLAEIHPTETGLDAHLETGLAGRVFAEACAAEACAQAMKVLHEDSAAYLGVGMERSRGALTAAPGKRFGHAQLRPPASGETFLVADVRILDESGRLVTAYEGLRYAPIQPEVLRRLTTARGLPAAPRASGIDRAQVLHAPPAERRPLLEGYLRRQIATLAGAPADDVEAETELDALGFDSIHFIELRGEIRKDLALDLPAELLSGAASARSIAAELSARLAPPAAPPVRTGEWVVRWERLPIGEARLRLFCFPFAGGGASSYRGWTRGLPRGVEVCAIRLPGRESRFGEALVDQFDVALEALEHELLPLLDLPFAFFGTSMGGVIAFELARRLRARHRLSPTRLFTASSYVPGRGPSPALGEMMRSVMATGADAALLRRYAIVPEALLASPDALAVVIPPLYADLRMMSGYRYAGDEALDCPITALYGTRDPLMSREDVAGWADHTRGDFSLRTLEGEHLFVRTERAALLRIVGRELAEDLDTLDAASAREAS, from the coding sequence ATGAGTCCCAAGCCTGAGCCCAATCGTCAAGAGGTCCTCGCGCGCGCGCTGGCCGAGATCAAGCAACTGCGGGCGCGCACCGAAGCGGCCGAGCGCGACAAGCGTGACCGCCGCGAGCCGATTGCCATCGTGGGCATGGCGTGCCGCTTTCCTGGGGGCGCCGATTCGCCCGAGGCCTTCTGGCGCCTCCTGCGGGACGGCGTCGACGCCACGGGGCCCGTGCCGAGCGATCGCTGGGACGCGGACGCGCTCTACGATGCCGATCCCGAGGCGCCCGGAAAGCTGTACGTGCGGCGCGGCGCCTTTCTCGGGGAGGTGGATCGCTTCGACGCAGGGCTCTTCCACATCACGGCGCGCGAGGCGGCCGCGATCGATCCGCAGCACCGCATGTTCTGGGAGCTCTGTTGGGAAGCGCTCGAGCGCTCGGGGCGTGCCCCGCGCGGGCTTTCGGGCAGCGCCACGGGCATCTTCGTGGGCATCACCAACCGGGAATACCCACCCGGCGGAATCGATCCGACGCACGCCGACCCCATGATGATCGGAGGCAACGCCTTCAGCTTCATCGCCGGCCGCCTCGCGTACATGTTGGGCCTGTGCGGCCCCGCCGTGGCGCTCGACACGGCGTGTTCCTCGTCGCTGGTGGCCGTGCACCTTGCTTGCCAGAGTTTGCGCGCTCGGGAAACGGATCTCGCCCTCGCCGGCGGTGTGAACCTGATTCTTGCTCCGAGCGGCTCGCTGCTTCTCTGCAAGGCGCGCGCGCTCTCGCCCGATGGACGGTGCAAGGCCTTCGACGCCTCCGCCGATGGCTATGGCCGTGGCGAAGGTGGCGGCGTAGTCGTTCTCGCGCGCTTCTCGGATGCCATTGCGCGCCGCGATCCCATTCTGGCCGTGATTCGCGGCTCCGCGGTCAATCAGGATGGAGCGCGCAGCGGATTGACCGTGCCCAACCCGGCGTCGCAGGCGACCTTGATCCGTGCGGCGCTTGCCCAAGCGGGGGTGCGCCCGGCTGACGTGGACTACGTCGAGGCCCACGGAACGGGGACCGCGCTCGGCGATCCTATCGAGATGCACGCGCTCGGCGAGGTGTACGCCGAGGGACGCTCGATGGATCGGCTGCTGTCGGTCGGCTCGGTGAAGACGAACCTGGGGCACTTGGAGTCGGCCGCCGGCATGGCGGGGCTGATCAAGATGGCACTTGCGTTGCAACACCGGCAGATCCCGCCGCACCTACACTTCGTGCGGCCCAACCCGGACATCCCGTGGCACCAGCTCCCGGTGCACATCGACGGCGTGCTCCGTGCGTGGGAACGCGATGCGGGCGCTCGGCTCGGTGCGGTGAGCTCGTTCGGCGGTAGCGGCACCAACGTGCACATGGTGCTCGAGGAGGCGCCGGCGCCCGCCCCGCGTACCGACGCGACCGCGGGCGTGCACCTTTTCACCTTGTCGGCCAAGCGCGAGGAGGCACTGAAGGCACTCGCGCTTCGCTACGAGGCTCGGCTGGCCGAAGACGGCACGCTGGCCTTGGCGGATCTTTGCTTCACGGCCAACACCGGTCGCACCCACGCCGAGCATCGCCTGGCGGTGACGGCGCGGAGCACGTCCGAGCTTCGCCTTGCCCTGGAGGCGGCGGGGCAGGGGCGTGAGCTACCGGGCGCGGTTTCGGGGGTGGTGCGCGGTGACGCGCGCCCGCGGATCGCGTTTCTGTTCACCGGCCAAGGCTCGCCGTATCCCGACATGGGGCGCGGGCTCCATCGCAGCCAGCCGGTGTTTCGCCGCGCGTTCGATCGATGCGCCGAGCTCTTTGGCGAGGCGGCGGCGTTCGATCAGCCCGCGCGGTTCGCGCTCGGGTACGCGTTGGCCGAGTTTTGGCGCTCGCTCGGTGTGCAGCCCGCGGCGGTGCTGGGGCATGGCGTCGGCGAGATTGCGGCGGCCTGCGTGTCCGGTGCTCTCTCGCTGGAAGACGCGGTCGAGGCCGTGCGCGACAGGCCCGCCGAAACCGCCGTTTCCAGCGGGGACGTCCTCTTCGCAGATGGCCTGAAGGCGCTCGCCGAGACCGGCATCGACGCGTTCATCGAGCTCGGGCCCATGCCGCTCGATCACGCCACGCGGCCCGAGGGCATGTGGCTCCCTTCCTTGTGTGCAGGCAAGGACGACGACGAGATCGTGCTCGGGAGCCTTGCCCGCCTTTACGTTGCGGGGGCCGACGTGACGTGGGAGGCCCTCGATCCCGAACCTCGCCGCCGGTTGGTGCTGCCGACCTACCCCTTCCAGCGGCAGCGCCATTGGATCGAAGGCGCGCGCCTTCGGCAAGGACACCCGCTGCTGGGCACGCGCACCGAGACGCCGGACGCGATCACGTTCGAGACGGACATCTGCGCGTCCGACCTCGCGGTGCTGCGCGATTTTCGCGTCTTCGGAACCACCGTCGTCAGCGGCGTGGTGCATGTCTCGCTGGCCATTTTGGCGGCGGCCGAGGTCCAAGGCGGCGGCGCCGAGGTGCAGCTCTCGGACCTGACCTTTTTCGAGCCCTTCATCCTCGAGGGCGGTGCCTCCGTGCGCATGCGCCTGGTGCTCACCAAAGAGGGCGGCGGGGCTCACGTTTCCGGTTTCGAGCTGCTCACGGCGGCGGGCGGTTCCTTTCGCCGGCACTCCGCCGGACGGCTGCGTCTCTCCAACGCGCCGGTCGCATCCTCGGGCGAATCGTCCTCCCTCGACGAAATCCGGGCGCGTTGCACCGCCGAGCTTTCGGCGGACGAGTTTTACCGAACGCGTTGGGCGAGCACCGAGCAATGGTTCGGCCCGAGCTTCAAAGGCCTTCAGCGCGTTTGGTGGCGTGAGGGCGAGCTCCTCGCGGAGATCCACCCCACCGAGACGGGCCTCGATGCGCACCTCGAGACGGGCCTCGCCGGGCGGGTGTTCGCCGAGGCATGTGCCGCGGAGGCCTGCGCGCAAGCGATGAAGGTTTTGCACGAGGATTCCGCGGCGTACCTCGGCGTGGGCATGGAGCGCTCGCGTGGGGCGCTCACCGCAGCGCCAGGAAAGCGCTTTGGCCACGCCCAGCTCCGGCCTCCGGCATCGGGCGAGACGTTCCTGGTGGCGGACGTGCGCATCCTCGACGAATCGGGCCGGCTCGTCACCGCCTACGAAGGATTGCGCTATGCACCGATTCAGCCCGAGGTGCTCCGGCGCCTGACGACGGCACGCGGCCTGCCCGCCGCTCCACGTGCGAGCGGCATCGACCGCGCCCAGGTGCTTCACGCCCCACCGGCCGAGCGCCGCCCCCTGCTCGAAGGGTACCTGCGACGGCAGATCGCCACCCTTGCCGGTGCTCCGGCCGACGACGTGGAGGCCGAGACGGAGCTCGATGCCCTGGGGTTCGACTCGATTCACTTCATCGAACTTCGGGGCGAGATCCGCAAGGACCTCGCGCTGGACCTTCCCGCGGAGCTTCTCTCCGGCGCCGCCAGCGCGCGCTCGATAGCGGCCGAGTTGTCCGCGCGCCTCGCCCCGCCAGCCGCGCCGCCCGTGCGCACCGGCGAGTGGGTCGTTCGGTGGGAACGACTGCCCATCGGTGAAGCGCGGTTGCGCCTGTTTTGCTTTCCCTTCGCGGGCGGCGGTGCGTCGTCGTACCGCGGATGGACCCGGGGGCTGCCGCGCGGCGTGGAGGTTTGCGCGATTCGGTTGCCCGGTCGCGAGAGTCGCTTTGGCGAGGCGCTGGTCGATCAGTTCGACGTGGCGCTCGAGGCCCTGGAACACGAGCTCCTTCCGCTGCTCGATCTACCCTTTGCCTTTTTCGGCACGAGCATGGGCGGAGTGATCGCGTTCGAGCTCGCGCGCCGGCTTCGGGCGCGCCACCGCCTGAGCCCCACGCGGTTGTTCACGGCATCGTCGTACGTTCCGGGTCGCGGGCCCTCTCCGGCGCTCGGCGAAATGATGCGCAGCGTGATGGCGACCGGCGCCGACGCAGCACTCTTGCGTCGCTACGCGATCGTCCCGGAGGCGCTGCTCGCCAGCCCCGATGCGCTCGCGGTGGTGATCCCGCCGCTCTACGCGGACCTGCGCATGATGTCCGGCTACCGGTACGCCGGGGACGAAGCGCTCGATTGCCCCATCACCGCGCTGTACGGTACGCGCGATCCGCTGATGTCCCGCGAGGACGTCGCAGGTTGGGCCGACCACACGCGCGGCGACTTCTCATTGCGCACCCTCGAGGGCGAACACCTGTTCGTCCGAACGGAGCGCGCGGCGTTGCTCCGCATCGTGGGGCGCGAGCTCGCGGAGGATCTGGACACGCTCGACGCGGCCTCCGCGCGGGAGGCCTCGTGA